A genomic stretch from Marinobacter fonticola includes:
- the hslV gene encoding ATP-dependent protease subunit HslV, translating to MTTILSVRRGDTVAMGGDGQVSLGNTVMKGNARKVRRLHNNKVLAGFAGGTADAFTLFERFEAQLEKHQGNLTRAAVELAKDWRTDRALRRLEALLAVADHTASLIITGNGDVIEPEDSLIAIGSGGPFAQASARALLENTDLKADEIVEKGLDIAADICIYTNHNRTLEVLTANE from the coding sequence ATGACAACGATTCTTTCGGTCCGCCGCGGCGATACCGTCGCCATGGGCGGCGACGGCCAGGTTTCTCTCGGCAACACCGTCATGAAGGGCAACGCCCGGAAAGTACGCCGCCTTCACAACAACAAGGTACTGGCAGGATTCGCCGGCGGAACGGCCGATGCCTTTACCCTGTTCGAACGGTTTGAAGCCCAGCTTGAAAAGCATCAGGGGAATCTGACGCGTGCTGCGGTGGAACTGGCCAAAGACTGGCGAACGGACCGCGCCCTTCGGCGCCTGGAAGCCTTACTCGCGGTCGCCGACCACACCGCCTCTTTGATCATCACTGGCAACGGCGACGTTATCGAACCCGAGGATAGCCTAATTGCTATCGGCAGCGGTGGCCCTTTCGCACAAGCCTCAGCCAGGGCACTACTGGAAAACACAGATCTGAAAGCGGATGAGATTGTCGAGAAGGGCCTGGATATCGCCGCCGACATTTGCATCTATACGAACCACAACCGCACCCTGGAAGTGCTCACTGCCAACGAGTGA
- a CDS encoding gamma-butyrobetaine hydroxylase-like domain-containing protein: protein MTDASTLPSDIRIRRQSRLLQLSYANGDVLELPFELLRVYSPSAEVRGHGTGPGTLQTGKRDVLVTGADMVGNYALKLSFSDGHDSGLFTWSYLQDLGRNQNDYWRDYLARLEAEGGSRDAPAKPYQIKP, encoded by the coding sequence ATGACCGATGCTTCTACGCTGCCCAGCGACATCCGTATTCGCCGTCAAAGCCGTCTACTGCAGCTGAGCTATGCCAACGGCGACGTACTTGAATTGCCCTTCGAGCTGCTCCGGGTCTATTCTCCCTCGGCCGAAGTACGCGGCCACGGCACCGGTCCCGGCACGCTGCAAACCGGAAAGCGCGACGTGCTGGTGACGGGAGCGGATATGGTGGGGAACTACGCGCTGAAGCTCAGTTTCAGCGATGGGCACGATTCAGGCCTGTTTACCTGGAGCTATCTGCAGGATTTGGGGCGGAATCAGAACGACTACTGGCGAGATTATCTCGCAAGACTGGAGGCGGAAGGTGGAAGCCGGGACGCCCCAGCAAAGCCCTATCAAATAAAGCCCTGA
- the hslU gene encoding ATP-dependent protease ATPase subunit HslU, whose amino-acid sequence MSGMTPREIVHELNKHIVGQEEAKRAVAVALRNRWRRMQLEVGLRDEITPKNILMIGPTGVGKTEIARRLAKLADAPFLKIEATKFTEVGYVGRDVESIIRDLADMAVKMLREKEIKRHEHRAADAAEDRILDALLPPARNFQEDSRPTEDSSTRQLFRKKLREGQLDDKEIEVELSNNGAGVEIMAPPGMEEMTNQLQSMFSNLSKDRKKTRKMKVADAFASLREEEAAKLVNEEDIKQRAIQAVEQNGIVFIDEIDKVAKRSETGSADVSREGVQRDLLPLIEGSTVSTKFGMIRTDHILFIASGAFHLSKPSDLIPELQGRLPIRVELQALTPEDFKRILTEPDASLVKQYEALMNTEGLTLTFTDDAIERIAQVSWKVNETTENIGARRLHTVLERLLESVSFDAGDSVTGDVEVTAAYVDEKLGDLAEDEDLSRYIL is encoded by the coding sequence ATGTCTGGAATGACCCCCCGCGAAATTGTTCATGAGCTCAACAAACATATCGTCGGTCAGGAAGAAGCCAAGCGAGCCGTCGCCGTCGCCCTGCGTAACCGCTGGCGCCGTATGCAGCTTGAGGTCGGCCTACGGGACGAGATAACCCCCAAAAATATTCTGATGATCGGTCCCACGGGTGTGGGCAAAACCGAGATCGCGCGGCGCCTGGCCAAATTGGCGGATGCGCCTTTTCTCAAGATAGAGGCCACCAAGTTTACCGAAGTCGGTTACGTGGGCCGGGATGTCGAGTCGATCATTCGCGACCTGGCCGATATGGCCGTAAAAATGCTGCGCGAAAAAGAAATAAAGCGCCACGAACATCGCGCCGCCGATGCTGCCGAAGATCGCATCCTCGATGCCCTGCTGCCCCCGGCCCGCAACTTCCAGGAAGATAGCCGCCCCACTGAAGATTCCTCCACCCGGCAACTATTCCGCAAGAAACTGCGCGAAGGCCAGCTGGACGACAAGGAAATCGAGGTTGAGCTGAGCAATAACGGCGCCGGCGTCGAGATCATGGCGCCGCCGGGTATGGAGGAAATGACTAACCAGTTGCAGAGCATGTTCTCCAACCTGTCCAAAGACCGCAAGAAGACCCGGAAAATGAAGGTCGCGGATGCCTTCGCCAGTCTTCGCGAAGAAGAAGCGGCCAAGCTGGTCAACGAGGAAGACATCAAGCAAAGAGCGATACAGGCCGTAGAGCAAAACGGCATTGTCTTTATCGACGAGATCGATAAGGTCGCCAAACGCTCCGAAACCGGATCGGCGGATGTTTCCCGGGAAGGCGTTCAGCGCGATCTGCTGCCGCTGATCGAGGGCAGCACCGTTAGCACAAAATTCGGCATGATTCGCACCGATCACATCCTGTTCATTGCATCGGGTGCCTTCCACCTATCCAAGCCATCGGATCTGATACCGGAACTGCAGGGTCGCCTGCCCATCCGGGTGGAACTTCAGGCGCTGACGCCGGAAGACTTCAAGCGCATCCTGACCGAGCCGGATGCCTCGCTGGTCAAGCAGTACGAAGCGCTGATGAACACCGAAGGCCTAACGCTGACCTTCACCGATGACGCCATCGAGCGTATCGCTCAGGTGTCCTGGAAAGTGAACGAAACCACCGAAAACATCGGTGCTCGTCGGTTACACACCGTGCTTGAGCGGCTACTGGAGAGCGTTTCCTTCGACGCTGGCGATTCCGTCACCGGCGATGTCGAGGTGACTGCGGCTTATGTCGACGAAAAACTTGGCGATCTGGCCGAAGACGAAGACCTGAGCCGCTACATTCTGTAG
- a CDS encoding patatin-like phospholipase family protein has product MAATKTELKERPRIGLALGGGGPLGGIYEIGALRALDEVLDGIDFNDLDVYVGVNAGSFVAANLANQMTTAQLCRIFVKNEAEVHPFHPEVFYRPAFNEIGRRMMAVPGLLANAVGRFVSNPYDQSLLEALTILAQAAPAGLFDNEGLHDYLKRAFSMLGRTNDFRQLRRSLYIVAADVESTDAVCFGAPGYDHVPISRAVQASTASPGLYVPVGIDGRYYVDGTLRKGLHASVAFEDGADLVLAVNPQVPVDASAAVRAGSMKPGALTHSGMPTVLAQTFRTMVYSRMQSGIAQYARDYPDKDILLFEPTRDDAKLYFSNVFSFQSRRMVCEHAYQMTRRDLLARADHLETTLAPYGIRLRRDRLEDDQRTISTSLYGEMLPLYVAKGRAKRARVRSGLDNVTGLLQKAL; this is encoded by the coding sequence ATGGCGGCGACCAAAACAGAGCTAAAAGAAAGACCCCGGATCGGCCTGGCCCTTGGCGGCGGCGGGCCCTTGGGGGGCATTTACGAGATTGGCGCGTTACGTGCGCTGGATGAGGTGCTCGACGGCATCGATTTTAACGACCTCGATGTTTATGTTGGTGTGAACGCGGGGTCGTTCGTTGCCGCAAATCTCGCAAACCAGATGACGACGGCACAGTTATGCCGAATCTTCGTCAAAAACGAAGCTGAAGTTCATCCTTTCCATCCCGAAGTTTTCTACCGCCCCGCTTTCAATGAGATCGGTCGGCGTATGATGGCTGTGCCCGGCTTGCTAGCCAACGCCGTGGGGCGTTTCGTCAGCAATCCCTACGATCAGAGCTTGCTCGAAGCATTGACGATTCTGGCTCAAGCGGCGCCGGCGGGGCTGTTCGATAACGAAGGTCTGCACGACTATCTAAAGCGCGCATTCAGTATGCTAGGACGCACCAACGATTTTCGGCAACTGCGGCGCAGCCTGTATATCGTTGCCGCCGATGTGGAAAGCACCGACGCAGTCTGTTTCGGTGCGCCGGGTTACGACCATGTGCCGATCTCTCGGGCCGTTCAGGCGAGCACCGCGTCTCCGGGTCTGTACGTTCCGGTGGGGATCGACGGCCGTTATTACGTAGACGGTACGCTACGTAAGGGGTTGCATGCTTCGGTGGCATTTGAAGACGGGGCCGACCTGGTACTGGCGGTAAACCCGCAGGTGCCGGTCGATGCCAGTGCAGCGGTGCGTGCCGGCTCCATGAAGCCGGGGGCGCTCACTCACTCAGGTATGCCGACGGTACTGGCCCAGACGTTCCGAACGATGGTTTATTCCCGCATGCAGTCCGGCATTGCTCAGTATGCACGCGACTATCCGGACAAGGACATTTTGCTTTTCGAGCCCACGCGAGACGATGCCAAGCTCTACTTTTCCAACGTATTCAGTTTCCAGTCCCGGCGCATGGTGTGTGAGCATGCCTATCAGATGACGCGCCGTGACCTATTGGCGCGTGCCGACCATCTTGAGACGACATTGGCACCCTACGGTATCCGGCTACGGCGGGATAGGCTGGAAGACGACCAGCGCACGATCAGCACCAGTCTGTATGGCGAGATGTTGCCTCTCTATGTGGCGAAGGGGCGCGCTAAACGCGCTCGCGTGCGATCCGGTTTGGACAACGTAACCGGACTTCTTCAGAAAGCGCTTTAA